A single region of the Candidatus Omnitrophota bacterium genome encodes:
- a CDS encoding FAD-dependent thymidylate synthase: MTAVTQTTLTPEPIVRLENYFQEPYNLAIATARTCYSSKVISSDDVGKDEKSREQRDRIAESIYKAGHHTTIQHPTFQFVLEKVSRQFIWSFLHAHPFYNSEQVSQRYVEVKPENFTIPPLEDRAREIYLTTVHEQMDAYHALIELVKPVVVKEYQRIFPSRNVEEKQWASAIKKRCQEIARYVLPVATHAHLYHTISGLTLHRYWRLCQQFDAPLEQRFVVQRMVEEVSKIDPAFMALAEDPIPMDETLEYQCFQFFHGRGRNGATNQFLDEFDRALEGRTSKLIDHSARAQESMAQAVRSMLGLTREQLGDAKAIRLILDPSRNRYLGDALTLTTMSKLSRAMAHPHFTFKKKLSHTADSQDQRHRMVPASRPILAAQFISGRPDFITPPLIAASPQAQEAYQRIMVRTWEAIDQLLNLCVSEEFALYLLPNAFPVRFEESGDLMHFHHKWVHRLCYTAQEEIWNASRDEVLQVAQQFPEIGKWLAAPCWVRSQASERPVCPEGDRFCGVAVWKLPVENYQRLI; this comes from the coding sequence ATGACCGCCGTTACCCAAACCACACTCACTCCCGAGCCGATTGTGCGGCTGGAGAACTATTTCCAGGAGCCGTACAATCTCGCGATTGCGACGGCGCGGACGTGTTATTCCTCGAAAGTCATCTCCAGCGACGACGTCGGCAAGGACGAGAAGTCGCGCGAGCAGCGGGATCGCATCGCCGAGAGCATCTACAAAGCCGGCCATCACACCACCATCCAGCATCCAACCTTCCAGTTCGTCCTCGAGAAGGTGTCGCGCCAGTTCATTTGGTCATTTCTGCACGCACATCCTTTTTATAATAGCGAACAAGTTTCACAGAGATATGTCGAGGTCAAGCCGGAGAATTTCACGATTCCTCCGCTGGAAGATCGCGCGCGCGAGATCTACCTTACCACCGTCCATGAGCAGATGGATGCGTACCACGCCCTCATCGAGCTGGTCAAGCCAGTGGTGGTCAAGGAGTATCAACGTATCTTTCCGTCGAGAAATGTCGAAGAAAAGCAATGGGCTAGCGCCATCAAGAAACGATGCCAGGAAATCGCCCGCTACGTGCTGCCGGTGGCCACCCACGCGCATCTGTATCATACGATCAGCGGCCTCACGCTGCATCGCTATTGGCGGCTGTGCCAGCAATTTGATGCGCCGCTGGAGCAGCGCTTCGTCGTGCAGCGGATGGTCGAAGAAGTCTCGAAGATCGATCCGGCCTTCATGGCGCTGGCTGAAGACCCCATCCCCATGGACGAAACGCTGGAGTACCAATGCTTCCAGTTTTTCCATGGCCGGGGGCGAAATGGGGCCACCAATCAGTTTCTCGATGAGTTCGACCGAGCCCTGGAGGGCCGTACCTCCAAGCTCATCGATCACAGCGCCCGCGCGCAAGAGAGCATGGCGCAAGCGGTGCGCTCGATGCTGGGGCTGACCCGCGAGCAGCTGGGCGATGCCAAGGCGATCCGGCTGATTCTGGACCCCTCGCGCAACCGGTATCTGGGCGATGCGCTGACACTGACCACGATGAGCAAACTCTCGCGCGCGATGGCGCATCCGCACTTTACGTTTAAGAAGAAGCTCTCGCACACGGCAGATTCGCAAGATCAGCGCCACCGCATGGTGCCGGCTTCGCGGCCGATTCTTGCGGCGCAGTTCATCAGCGGCCGGCCGGATTTCATCACGCCGCCGCTGATTGCGGCCAGCCCCCAGGCCCAGGAGGCCTACCAGCGGATCATGGTGCGCACGTGGGAGGCGATCGATCAGCTGCTGAATCTTTGCGTCTCAGAAGAGTTCGCGTTGTATCTGCTGCCGAATGCGTTTCCAGTGCGGTTCGAAGAGTCCGGCGATTTGATGCATTTTCATCATAAGTGGGTGCACCGGCTTTGCTATACTGCTCAGGAAGAAATTTGGAACGCCTCGCGCGACGAAGTACTGCAAGTGGCCCAGCAGTTCCCCGAGATTGGCAAATGGCTCGCCG
- the nuoK gene encoding NADH-quinone oxidoreductase subunit NuoK, with translation MTLTHYLVTSALLFTIGLIGIVTRRNVLMILLSIEIMFNAANLAFVAYARAWGDLGGHVVVFFVIAVAASEVTVGLAIAVLLARQLKTLNADEVKLLKW, from the coding sequence ATTACTCTGACTCACTATCTGGTTACGAGCGCGCTCCTCTTTACGATCGGCCTTATCGGCATCGTCACGCGGCGCAATGTGCTAATGATCCTCCTCTCCATTGAGATCATGTTTAATGCGGCGAACCTGGCCTTCGTCGCGTACGCGCGAGCCTGGGGAGATCTCGGCGGCCACGTGGTCGTCTTCTTCGTCATCGCGGTCGCCGCCTCCGAGGTGACGGTCGGCCTGGCGATTGCGGTGCTGCTTGCGCGGCAACTGAAGACGCTCAATGCGGATGAGGTCAAGCTCTTGAAATGGTAG
- a CDS encoding NADH-quinone oxidoreductase subunit M produces the protein MPLSLLILLAPTIGALLLSVMPEDRPALIRRIAVAATAIALVGALLAITRYNTTIGGYQHETMIPWIRALGIGFHLGVDGISVVLVLLHAICAFTGVLISYAIKQRVKEYYMFYLLLITGVFGVFLSLDLFFFYFFYEMAVIPMYPLIGMWGSDVKEQGAVRFSKEYAAMKLTIYLTLGAVVALTGLLWLYVTSGAKTFDLVELQRHFSSAPLAPALQRSIFPLLAIGFGVIAPMWPLHSWSPIGHAAAPSAVSMLHAGVLMKLGSYAIIRLAIGLLPLGATTWLPWIAAICVMNIIYGGFVAMAQKDLKLIIGYSSSSHMGYVLLGIACLTPLALNGAVLLMFAHGLMTALAFALVGHIYDQTHTRWLPDLGGLGHQVPFIAVCGVMAAMASSGLPGFANFVAELLVFLGGWDEYRIPVIFGVFGVVITAVYMLRFVRGTFFGPPKPVFAGHVRDATTAFARLPYVVLIATLLVVGCWPQPILRIIDTSSRALIEQVLRTP, from the coding sequence ATGCCGCTCTCGCTCCTTATCCTCTTGGCTCCGACGATCGGCGCGCTGCTGCTCAGCGTCATGCCCGAAGACCGCCCTGCCCTGATCCGACGGATTGCCGTGGCCGCCACGGCGATCGCGCTTGTGGGCGCGCTCCTCGCCATCACCCGTTACAACACGACGATTGGCGGCTATCAGCACGAGACCATGATCCCCTGGATCCGAGCGCTTGGCATCGGCTTCCACTTGGGGGTTGATGGCATCAGCGTCGTCCTCGTGCTGTTGCATGCGATCTGCGCATTCACCGGTGTCTTGATTTCCTATGCGATCAAGCAACGCGTCAAAGAGTACTACATGTTTTACCTGCTGCTGATCACCGGCGTCTTCGGCGTGTTCCTCTCGCTCGACCTGTTCTTCTTCTACTTCTTCTACGAGATGGCGGTCATTCCGATGTATCCGCTGATCGGCATGTGGGGCAGCGATGTGAAGGAACAGGGTGCCGTGCGATTTTCCAAAGAGTACGCCGCGATGAAGCTGACGATTTACCTCACCCTGGGCGCAGTCGTGGCCCTGACCGGCTTGCTGTGGCTGTATGTCACCTCGGGCGCGAAGACGTTTGACCTGGTGGAATTGCAGCGCCATTTTTCGAGCGCGCCGCTGGCCCCCGCGCTCCAGCGCAGCATCTTCCCCTTGTTGGCGATCGGCTTCGGCGTCATCGCCCCGATGTGGCCGCTGCATAGCTGGTCGCCGATCGGCCATGCCGCGGCACCCTCCGCGGTGAGCATGCTGCACGCCGGGGTGCTCATGAAGCTCGGGTCCTACGCGATCATCCGCCTGGCGATCGGCCTACTGCCGCTGGGTGCGACGACCTGGCTGCCGTGGATCGCGGCGATTTGCGTGATGAACATCATCTACGGCGGCTTCGTGGCCATGGCCCAAAAAGATTTGAAACTGATCATTGGATATTCGTCGTCGAGCCATATGGGGTATGTGCTGTTAGGGATTGCCTGCCTTACCCCGCTCGCACTCAATGGCGCTGTCCTGCTCATGTTTGCGCACGGCCTCATGACCGCGCTCGCCTTCGCGCTCGTCGGCCACATCTATGACCAAACGCACACGCGATGGCTGCCCGACTTAGGCGGCCTCGGCCATCAGGTACCATTCATCGCGGTCTGCGGGGTGATGGCCGCGATGGCCTCAAGCGGGCTGCCGGGGTTTGCCAATTTCGTGGCGGAATTGCTAGTGTTTCTCGGAGGGTGGGACGAGTACCGCATCCCGGTGATCTTCGGCGTCTTCGGCGTGGTCATCACGGCGGTGTATATGCTGCGCTTTGTGCGGGGAACGTTTTTTGGGCCGCCGAAGCCAGTGTTTGCCGGACATGTCCGCGATGCGACGACGGCCTTTGCGCGCTTGCCGTATGTCGTCCTCATCGCCACTTTGCTCGTGGTCGGCTGTTGGCCTCAACCAATCCTTCGGATTATCGATACGAGCAGCCGAGCCTTGATTGAACAGGTCCTGCGCACCCCATGA
- a CDS encoding aminopeptidase P family protein translates to MATAKLIIADSEKNANLYYATRFLAPDPFIFAQFDSHRVVVMSDLEVDRAKAQSKADEVLSYSKLAQQAKQALGKEPSMMDVVGELLKSRSVTQVDVPMDFGLAYADALRKRGFTVEPKADPFFPERMVKSEEEIALLTESLRVTEDALASAIALIGNSEVKSDGALWIGGKPLTVELLRKAMHLTMMERDCVAQHTIIAPGVQAVDPHNEGSGPLRANEPIVMDVFPQHSRSRYFADITRTVVKGKASDKVKKMFEAVKEGQEIAYKIIKDGVDGKLVHDKIMAYFNSLGFKTGEQNGRMQGFFHGTGHGVGLEIHEPPRVSGKSDILKAGMVVTVEPGLYYLDAGGMRIEDMVVVTLDSCKVLTQAPKVLEV, encoded by the coding sequence ATGGCCACCGCCAAACTGATCATCGCCGACAGCGAGAAGAACGCCAACCTCTATTACGCCACCAGGTTTCTCGCGCCCGACCCCTTTATTTTTGCCCAGTTTGACTCCCACCGCGTCGTCGTCATGAGCGACCTCGAGGTCGACCGCGCGAAAGCGCAGTCCAAGGCCGACGAAGTCCTTTCGTACTCCAAGCTCGCCCAGCAGGCGAAGCAAGCGCTCGGCAAGGAGCCGAGCATGATGGATGTTGTTGGGGAATTGCTGAAGAGCCGTTCGGTCACGCAGGTCGACGTCCCGATGGATTTCGGCTTGGCCTACGCCGATGCGCTGCGAAAACGCGGCTTCACCGTCGAGCCAAAAGCCGATCCATTCTTTCCTGAGCGCATGGTCAAGTCCGAAGAAGAAATTGCGCTGCTGACGGAGAGCCTGCGTGTGACCGAGGATGCGCTGGCTTCCGCCATTGCGCTGATCGGCAACTCCGAGGTGAAATCCGACGGTGCCTTGTGGATCGGCGGCAAACCGCTGACCGTGGAGCTGCTGCGCAAGGCGATGCACCTGACGATGATGGAGCGCGACTGTGTCGCCCAGCATACGATCATCGCGCCTGGCGTGCAGGCGGTGGATCCGCACAACGAAGGCTCAGGCCCGCTGCGCGCGAATGAGCCGATTGTGATGGATGTGTTTCCGCAGCATTCACGCAGCCGCTACTTCGCCGACATCACGCGGACGGTCGTGAAGGGCAAGGCCTCGGATAAAGTGAAAAAAATGTTCGAAGCCGTCAAAGAAGGGCAGGAGATTGCTTATAAAATCATCAAAGACGGCGTTGACGGAAAACTCGTCCATGACAAAATCATGGCATATTTCAACTCTCTCGGTTTTAAAACCGGTGAGCAAAATGGCCGGATGCAAGGCTTCTTCCACGGCACCGGCCACGGGGTGGGTCTGGAGATCCATGAGCCGCCGCGCGTTTCAGGCAAATCCGATATCCTTAAGGCCGGCATGGTCGTCACCGTCGAGCCAGGCCTCTACTATCTGGATGCCGGCGGCATGCGCATCGAAGACATGGTGGTCGTCACCCTTGATAGCTGCAAGGTTCTCACCCAAGCCCCCAAAGTGTTGGAAGTCTAG
- a CDS encoding NADH-quinone oxidoreductase subunit J produces the protein MSEAVFFYLFTIPMLLAAASVIISRQPIYSVLSLLVVMLCLASLFVMLHAYLVAALQVLLYAGAVLVLFLFVLMLLNLERESLSRMRAFTLCTAGTIVALAFLLNVVRIFWASHPGSVFPATAAEGTVESIGRLLFSQYVLPFELTSFLILAAIIGAVTLARQEPKR, from the coding sequence ATGAGTGAAGCGGTCTTTTTTTATCTCTTCACCATCCCGATGCTCTTGGCAGCGGCCTCGGTGATCATCAGCCGCCAGCCGATCTACAGCGTGCTCTCATTGCTCGTCGTCATGCTCTGCCTGGCGTCGCTGTTTGTCATGCTGCACGCCTACCTCGTCGCCGCACTCCAAGTGCTCCTCTATGCGGGCGCGGTCCTCGTCCTCTTTCTCTTCGTCCTCATGCTGCTCAACCTCGAGCGAGAGAGCCTCTCGCGCATGCGCGCCTTCACCCTCTGCACCGCCGGGACGATCGTGGCGCTCGCATTCTTGCTCAATGTCGTGCGCATCTTCTGGGCATCGCACCCAGGATCGGTGTTTCCAGCAACAGCCGCAGAAGGCACGGTGGAATCCATTGGACGATTATTATTCAGCCAGTACGTGCTGCCGTTTGAGCTCACCTCGTTTTTGATCTTGGCGGCGATCATCGGCGCCGTGACCCTCGCTCGTCAGGAACCCAAACGATGA
- a CDS encoding TIGR01777 family protein: protein MKIAVSGSTGFIGSALIPSLAAEGHTVVRVPRSPEVSGFEGVEGAIHLAGEPIIGRWSEQKKQRIRDSRAHGTRRLSEALAHLSQPPKVLVTASAIGFYGDRGEEILEEHSTQGSGFLAEVCRQWEAAADPARRRGIRVVHVRIGVVLSPVGGALKLMLPPFQCGLGGVLGSGRQYMSWIALDDILGGMLHALTRETLQGPVNLVAPNPVTNREFTKTLGRVLSRPTIVPVPSFALRVLMGQMAEEVLLSSARVRPARLLDTGYVFRYPTLEPALRHLFGKISS from the coding sequence ATGAAAATCGCCGTCTCAGGGTCCACAGGGTTTATCGGATCTGCCCTCATCCCGTCTCTGGCGGCTGAAGGGCATACCGTCGTTCGTGTGCCCCGATCGCCTGAGGTTTCGGGGTTTGAAGGGGTCGAAGGCGCCATCCATTTAGCCGGAGAGCCGATCATCGGCCGATGGTCCGAGCAGAAGAAACAGCGCATTCGTGACAGCCGAGCCCATGGAACGCGCAGGCTGAGTGAAGCGTTGGCTCATCTGTCTCAACCTCCCAAGGTTCTGGTGACGGCCTCAGCTATTGGTTTTTATGGTGATCGTGGTGAAGAGATATTGGAAGAGCACAGCACGCAGGGCTCGGGGTTTTTGGCTGAAGTCTGCCGCCAGTGGGAGGCCGCAGCCGATCCTGCGAGACGCCGGGGGATCCGCGTGGTGCATGTGCGAATCGGTGTGGTGCTGAGCCCGGTCGGTGGAGCGCTCAAGCTGATGCTGCCGCCTTTTCAGTGTGGTCTTGGCGGGGTACTCGGCTCAGGGCGCCAATACATGAGCTGGATTGCTCTCGATGACATCCTTGGAGGGATGCTCCACGCGCTCACGCGTGAAACCCTGCAGGGACCGGTGAATCTTGTCGCGCCGAATCCCGTGACCAATCGAGAATTTACGAAAACGCTTGGACGCGTGCTGTCGCGTCCAACCATCGTTCCTGTGCCGTCATTTGCCCTGCGCGTATTGATGGGCCAGATGGCTGAGGAGGTCCTGCTCTCCAGCGCTCGCGTGCGGCCCGCCCGACTCCTAGACACCGGCTATGTGTTTCGGTATCCTACTCTTGAACCAGCGCTGCGCCATCTCTTCGGAAAAATTTCGTCGTAA
- the nuoL gene encoding NADH-quinone oxidoreductase subunit L produces MVEPSLAPILSWTILLAPLCAAGLIWAFAIRRKRLSATLAIAGLLIAFACAGMLFLHALKMPAALPFETSVNWIDLPGFTVPFGILIDQLSLLMSLVVTGVGSCIFMYATGYMHDDSAYSRFFGAMSLFAFSMLTIVLSNNWIQLFIGWELVGFCSYLLIGHWYAKPSAADAGKKAFMVNRVADFGFLLGILWLWAISSPLASERTFHFATLEHRLPALAQAGLIPMAMLPFIGLLLFCGPMGKSAQFPLHVWLPDAMEGPTPVSALIHAATMVAAGVYLLCRAFWLFEGLPSVMTVIMWVGGATAFLSACLALVETDLKRILAYSTLSQLGYMVMALGLGGSTAGMYHLTTHAFFKALLFLAAGSVIHGTHEQDIRKLGGLWHSMRWTSLAFLIGGLTLAGLPPFSGFYSKDEILVLAFERNTPLFALATATAGLTAFYIARAWFVAFTGKSHPASGGTSGHAHESPAVMLIPLGVLAAFSIIAGYLGLPAFLGEHAEAFHWLVAGIALAVAAIGLVLAWVVYSKQFVTSQQLVRALALPYSFLVDRYHIDDVYTWYVESIQQKVIAGFCAWFERFVIIGVAVNGTAWLAQSAGRVMRRLQTGTVQTYVLGFFIGIVILLSAFVRQ; encoded by the coding sequence ATGGTAGAGCCGTCGCTGGCCCCGATCCTCTCGTGGACCATCTTGCTCGCTCCGCTGTGCGCCGCGGGATTGATTTGGGCCTTTGCGATCCGCCGCAAGCGTCTGAGCGCAACACTGGCCATCGCAGGGTTGCTGATTGCCTTCGCCTGCGCTGGGATGCTGTTTCTCCATGCGCTGAAGATGCCGGCGGCCCTGCCGTTTGAAACCTCAGTCAACTGGATCGACCTGCCTGGATTCACCGTGCCGTTTGGCATCCTCATCGATCAGCTCTCGCTGCTCATGTCGCTCGTCGTGACCGGCGTGGGCAGCTGCATCTTCATGTATGCCACGGGATACATGCATGATGACTCGGCCTACAGCCGATTCTTCGGCGCGATGTCGCTGTTTGCCTTCTCGATGCTGACGATCGTGCTCTCAAACAACTGGATTCAGTTGTTCATTGGATGGGAGCTGGTCGGATTCTGCTCGTACCTGCTCATCGGCCACTGGTACGCCAAACCGTCGGCGGCTGACGCGGGCAAGAAGGCGTTCATGGTTAACCGCGTGGCGGATTTTGGATTCCTGCTCGGCATTCTGTGGCTGTGGGCCATCTCCAGCCCGCTGGCCTCAGAGCGCACGTTTCATTTTGCGACGCTGGAGCATCGGCTGCCGGCCCTCGCCCAGGCTGGCCTGATTCCCATGGCCATGCTGCCGTTCATCGGTCTGCTGCTCTTCTGCGGCCCGATGGGCAAGTCGGCGCAATTTCCGCTGCACGTCTGGCTGCCCGATGCGATGGAAGGCCCGACCCCGGTCTCAGCCCTCATTCATGCCGCCACGATGGTGGCGGCCGGCGTGTACCTCCTCTGCCGCGCCTTCTGGCTGTTTGAGGGCTTGCCATCGGTGATGACGGTGATCATGTGGGTGGGGGGCGCGACAGCGTTTTTGTCCGCGTGTCTGGCCCTTGTCGAAACCGACCTGAAACGGATCCTCGCCTACTCCACACTGAGCCAGCTTGGCTACATGGTGATGGCACTTGGCCTCGGCGGATCCACGGCCGGCATGTACCACCTGACCACTCACGCATTTTTTAAAGCCCTGCTGTTTTTGGCCGCGGGCAGCGTGATCCACGGCACGCACGAGCAGGATATCCGTAAGCTCGGCGGCTTGTGGCATTCCATGCGGTGGACCTCGCTGGCCTTTTTGATCGGGGGACTTACCCTTGCGGGTCTTCCTCCGTTTTCAGGGTTTTACAGCAAAGACGAAATTCTCGTCTTGGCGTTTGAGCGCAATACTCCGCTGTTCGCGCTGGCCACCGCCACCGCAGGGTTAACGGCGTTTTACATTGCCCGCGCATGGTTCGTGGCGTTCACCGGAAAGAGCCATCCCGCCTCCGGCGGGACAAGCGGCCATGCGCACGAGTCTCCAGCGGTCATGCTGATTCCGCTCGGCGTGCTGGCCGCCTTCTCCATCATCGCAGGCTATCTTGGCCTTCCTGCGTTTCTTGGTGAGCATGCCGAAGCCTTTCACTGGCTGGTGGCCGGCATTGCGCTGGCCGTCGCGGCGATCGGTCTGGTCTTGGCCTGGGTCGTCTATAGCAAGCAGTTCGTGACGTCGCAGCAACTGGTCCGCGCGCTCGCCCTGCCCTATTCATTTCTCGTCGACCGCTATCATATTGATGATGTCTACACGTGGTACGTTGAGAGCATCCAGCAGAAAGTGATCGCGGGGTTCTGCGCATGGTTCGAGCGGTTCGTCATTATTGGCGTTGCGGTCAACGGTACCGCATGGCTCGCGCAAAGCGCAGGCCGCGTGATGCGCCGCCTGCAAACCGGCACCGTGCAAACGTACGTCCTGGGATTTTTCATCGGCATCGTGATCCTCCTCTCCGCCTTCGTCCGTCAGTAA
- a CDS encoding NADH-quinone oxidoreductase subunit I, with amino-acid sequence MAETLSHQLLHRLRDAHKRRKLSWWERTYLPAIAQGLLITNRHFWQNLGLHIAHRVGLFRNIPASVTIQYPDQRRVTSPRLRTRHRLTKRADGTPRCVACMMCETVCPARCIYIVAGEHPDPNVEKVPKSFDIDLGKCVYCGYCVEACPEDAIRMDTQRHDIAAYSRDGMWIDIKELLNPGTRKFGDAPEKFVQLTPQEFTQLPATPPPPPPGTNIAPSI; translated from the coding sequence ATGGCTGAGACGTTAAGTCATCAATTACTGCATCGGCTGCGCGATGCGCACAAGCGCCGCAAGCTCAGTTGGTGGGAGCGCACCTATTTGCCGGCCATCGCCCAAGGGTTACTGATCACCAACCGTCACTTTTGGCAAAACCTCGGCCTGCACATCGCGCATCGCGTCGGGCTCTTCCGCAATATCCCAGCGTCGGTGACGATCCAGTACCCGGATCAGCGTCGGGTGACCTCGCCTCGGCTGCGCACGCGCCATCGTCTGACAAAGCGCGCTGACGGCACGCCTCGCTGTGTGGCCTGCATGATGTGCGAGACGGTCTGCCCGGCCCGCTGCATCTACATCGTGGCTGGCGAGCACCCAGACCCGAACGTGGAAAAAGTGCCGAAGAGTTTTGACATCGACCTGGGCAAGTGCGTCTATTGCGGCTACTGCGTTGAGGCCTGCCCGGAGGATGCGATCCGGATGGATACGCAGCGCCATGACATCGCCGCCTACTCCCGCGATGGCATGTGGATTGACATCAAAGAGCTCCTCAACCCCGGCACTCGCAAATTCGGGGACGCCCCTGAAAAATTCGTCCAGCTCACGCCTCAAGAGTTTACGCAGCTTCCCGCAACGCCTCCGCCTCCTCCCCCCGGCACCAACATTGCTCCGTCAATCTAA
- a CDS encoding NADH-quinone oxidoreductase subunit N, with amino-acid sequence MMSFSLLGVELIICLWIGVMLIADLLLPPAKKSSLWLLALAGVAIAGGALWTQSQHALWRGLPAALGAAQAGEIFQDMFIVDPFSSYFKALFLITAAIVILMTREFQAHVPAHLGAFFMLLFTALLGTLVLASINDLLILFLGLELLTFSLYIMAAYLKTDSRSVEAGMKYLILGSVSSGFLIYGIALLYGFAGGTSFTALRAALANTAGPVPLTAQAGLVLLLAGLGFKIAAVPFHLWVPDVYEGAPTPVVAFLSVGSKMAGVIAMLRVLYGVWLPLHSLWGPMVALVSAATMLYGNLCAIPQTNIKRLLGYSSIGHAGYLLMGLSTGSVFGVSAVAYYLLAFLVSNLTVFFVVIIVSEAVGGDLIEHYQGLSTRSPGLAAAMFIGLLSLAGVPPLAGFVGKLFVLLGTMETGRLWLVALGAVNVAISLYYYLMIVKRMYLDAPRSTAPIRVHPLAMATIGVLVVGIAAIGIVQEPFLTRITHIPFAVLR; translated from the coding sequence ATGATGTCCTTCAGTCTTCTGGGCGTTGAACTCATTATCTGCCTCTGGATCGGCGTCATGCTGATCGCCGATCTCCTCCTGCCGCCTGCTAAAAAATCTTCGCTCTGGCTCCTCGCCCTCGCCGGTGTGGCCATCGCCGGTGGCGCGCTTTGGACGCAGTCGCAGCATGCCTTGTGGCGCGGCCTGCCTGCCGCGCTGGGCGCGGCGCAGGCAGGCGAAATCTTCCAAGACATGTTCATCGTCGATCCCTTTTCGTCGTATTTCAAAGCCTTGTTTTTGATCACGGCGGCGATCGTCATCCTCATGACCCGAGAATTCCAAGCGCATGTGCCGGCTCATCTGGGGGCGTTCTTCATGCTGCTCTTCACCGCCCTGCTCGGGACCTTAGTGCTCGCCTCGATCAATGACTTGCTGATACTCTTCCTCGGCTTGGAGCTCCTGACGTTTTCGCTCTACATCATGGCGGCGTATCTGAAAACTGATTCACGGTCTGTCGAAGCCGGAATGAAATACCTCATTCTCGGCTCTGTCTCCTCAGGGTTTCTTATTTACGGCATCGCCTTGCTCTACGGTTTTGCCGGCGGGACCAGTTTCACCGCGCTGCGAGCGGCGCTTGCTAACACCGCAGGGCCAGTGCCGCTGACGGCTCAAGCAGGGCTTGTGCTGCTGCTTGCCGGGCTCGGATTTAAGATCGCCGCGGTGCCGTTTCACTTGTGGGTGCCGGATGTCTACGAGGGAGCGCCCACTCCGGTCGTGGCGTTTTTGTCGGTGGGATCAAAGATGGCGGGGGTCATCGCGATGCTGCGCGTCCTCTACGGCGTGTGGCTCCCGCTGCACAGCCTGTGGGGGCCGATGGTCGCCCTCGTATCCGCGGCCACGATGCTCTACGGGAATCTGTGCGCCATTCCCCAAACGAACATCAAACGGCTGCTGGGCTATTCCTCCATCGGGCATGCCGGATATCTCCTCATGGGGTTATCCACCGGTTCCGTATTTGGCGTCAGCGCCGTCGCCTATTATCTCCTCGCGTTCTTGGTGAGCAATCTCACCGTCTTCTTCGTGGTTATTATCGTCTCAGAAGCCGTCGGGGGAGATCTGATTGAGCACTACCAGGGATTATCGACACGCTCGCCGGGACTCGCCGCCGCGATGTTCATTGGCCTGCTGTCGCTCGCCGGAGTCCCCCCGCTGGCAGGATTTGTCGGGAAGCTGTTCGTGCTCTTGGGGACGATGGAAACCGGCCGCTTGTGGCTCGTGGCTCTGGGTGCTGTGAATGTGGCGATTTCGCTGTATTACTATTTGATGATTGTGAAGCGGATGTACCTCGATGCGCCACGCTCAACCGCGCCGATCCGGGTGCATCCGCTGGCGATGGCAACGATCGGGGTACTCGTGGTGGGTATCGCGGCGATCGGCATCGTTCAAGAACCCTTCCTCACCCGCATTACCCACATTCCGTTCGCTGTCTTGCGGTAA
- a CDS encoding dienelactone hydrolase family protein: MKRLMAVIFLSMALAPHAQAAVKTETVEYHDGDAVLEGYIAYDDALKGQRPGVLVVHEWKGLGDYAKRRAEQLAELGYIAFAADMYGKGVQAKDHEEAAKLSGLYRSDRQLMRRRITAAFDFFKQHPFIDPTRVAAIGYCFGGTTVLELARSGADVLGVVSFHGALDTPNLADAKQIKGKVLVLHGADDTFVTQDNVAALEEEMKQAGVDYRVIQYPGAVHSFTVREAGNDPSAGMAYNAEADQQSWEEMKAFFKEIFKEPAGRNVG, from the coding sequence ATGAAACGTTTGATGGCTGTGATCTTCCTCAGCATGGCTCTTGCTCCTCATGCGCAGGCGGCGGTGAAAACGGAGACGGTGGAATATCACGATGGTGATGCCGTGTTGGAAGGTTACATCGCGTACGATGATGCCCTCAAGGGCCAGCGGCCCGGCGTGCTGGTCGTGCATGAGTGGAAGGGGCTCGGCGACTACGCCAAGCGCCGGGCCGAGCAACTGGCGGAGCTGGGCTATATCGCGTTTGCCGCCGATATGTATGGCAAGGGTGTTCAGGCGAAGGATCACGAAGAGGCGGCGAAGCTCTCCGGCCTCTATCGCAGCGACCGGCAGCTGATGCGGCGACGGATCACCGCCGCCTTCGATTTTTTCAAGCAGCATCCATTCATTGACCCAACGCGAGTCGCGGCCATCGGCTACTGCTTCGGCGGGACCACCGTGTTGGAATTGGCCCGAAGCGGAGCAGATGTTCTTGGCGTGGTCAGCTTTCACGGAGCGCTGGATACCCCGAACCTTGCCGATGCGAAACAGATCAAAGGCAAAGTGCTCGTGCTCCACGGGGCGGATGATACATTTGTGACGCAGGATAACGTGGCGGCCCTTGAAGAGGAGATGAAGCAAGCCGGAGTGGATTATCGCGTGATTCAATATCCAGGCGCGGTGCATAGTTTTACGGTTCGAGAAGCCGGCAATGATCCCTCTGCCGGCATGGCGTATAACGCTGAGGCTGATCAGCAATCCTGGGAAGAAATGAAAGCCTTCTTCAAGGAGATCTTTAAGGAACCTGCAGGAAGAAACGTCGGCTAG